From the Rhodoferax sp. WC2427 genome, one window contains:
- a CDS encoding cytochrome c, protein MKLLVSLLTAAALASPFMSASANEEKPAAPMAAKPDLVKGEASFTAVCAACHGADGNSGIAANPKLSQQHPQYLVKQLQEFKSGKRNNAIMKGFATALSDDDMRNIAYWVTSKPVKPGFAKDKELVALGERIYRGGIADRQIAACAGCHSPNGAGIPAQYPRLGGQHADYVATQLTTFRDGGRKNSAQMTMVAAKLNDREIKAVADYVAGLH, encoded by the coding sequence ATGAAGCTACTTGTCTCCCTGTTGACCGCCGCCGCGCTGGCGAGCCCTTTTATGTCGGCTTCGGCCAACGAAGAAAAACCTGCAGCGCCTATGGCCGCCAAGCCCGATCTGGTCAAAGGCGAGGCCAGCTTTACCGCGGTGTGCGCCGCCTGCCACGGTGCCGACGGCAATTCGGGCATTGCCGCCAACCCCAAGTTGTCGCAGCAGCATCCGCAGTACCTGGTGAAGCAATTGCAGGAATTCAAATCCGGCAAGCGCAACAACGCCATCATGAAGGGCTTTGCCACCGCCCTGAGCGACGACGATATGCGCAACATCGCCTACTGGGTCACGTCCAAGCCGGTCAAGCCCGGCTTTGCCAAAGACAAAGAGCTGGTGGCGCTGGGTGAACGTATTTACCGCGGCGGCATTGCCGACCGCCAGATCGCCGCTTGCGCTGGTTGCCATAGCCCCAACGGTGCGGGCATTCCGGCCCAGTACCCGCGCCTGGGTGGCCAGCATGCCGATTACGTGGCCACGCAACTGACCACCTTCCGCGATGGTGGCCGCAAGAACAGCGCCCAAATGACCATGGTGGCCGCCAAACTGAACGACCGCGAAATCAAGGCGGTAGCCGATTACGTCGCTGGCCTGCATTGA
- the yihA gene encoding ribosome biogenesis GTP-binding protein YihA/YsxC translates to MHTAKFLTTAPQLHHLPPLSVPEIAFVGRSNAGKSTCINTLTQQKQLAYASKKPGRTQNINLFSLGKQGVTDAVLADLPGYGYAAVPKADKIRWQRVMANYLVTRENLVGIVMMCDPRHGLTELDEILLDIVRPRVAEGLKFLILLTKSDKLNREEATKALSIARLQAGGGEVKLFSALKKQGIDEASQLLWQWAHPEGTDTPAPKPAAPVVDEPENLDED, encoded by the coding sequence ATGCACACCGCCAAGTTCCTGACCACCGCGCCGCAACTGCACCATCTGCCGCCGCTGAGCGTGCCGGAAATCGCCTTCGTGGGCCGCTCCAACGCGGGCAAATCCACCTGCATCAACACCCTGACGCAGCAAAAGCAGCTGGCCTACGCCTCCAAAAAACCGGGCCGCACGCAAAACATCAACCTGTTCAGCCTGGGCAAACAAGGCGTGACCGACGCAGTGCTGGCCGATTTGCCCGGCTACGGCTACGCGGCGGTGCCCAAGGCCGACAAGATCCGCTGGCAGCGCGTGATGGCCAACTACCTGGTCACCCGCGAGAACCTGGTCGGCATCGTGATGATGTGCGACCCGCGCCACGGCCTGACCGAGCTGGACGAAATCCTGCTCGACATCGTGCGCCCCCGGGTGGCCGAAGGCCTGAAGTTTCTGATTTTGCTCACCAAGTCCGACAAGCTCAACCGCGAAGAAGCCACCAAGGCCCTGTCGATCGCCCGCCTGCAGGCCGGTGGCGGCGAGGTCAAACTGTTCTCGGCCTTAAAGAAGCAGGGCATCGACGAGGCCAGCCAACTGCTGTGGCAGTGGGCCCACCCCGAAGGCACGGATACCCCCGCACCCAAGCCCGCCGCACCGGTGGTCGACGAGCCGGAGAATCTGGACGAAGATTAA
- a CDS encoding lysophospholipid acyltransferase family protein has product MLSQGLIVFMRLLARLPLAWVRGVGWVLGMVLYGLLGSRRAIASTNLKLCFPEQSAQERRALVRQIFVYFTQAWLDRGWLWHGAPERTLQRLKIVGDVAQLSGDTPTVLFVPHFVGLDAGATALSQQIPRDFNTIFTPQSNQVMDAWIAQGRRRFGNARLFDRRQGVKEIVASLRQGQPLYLLPDMDFGAKDAFFVLFYGVPAATVPSLSRFARLGRAKVVPVLTRMTDWGYEVEVLPAWEDFPSNDAEADTALMNRRLQDYIATMPAQYFWVHKRFKTRPPGAPEVY; this is encoded by the coding sequence ATGCTGTCCCAAGGATTGATTGTGTTCATGCGCCTGCTGGCGCGCCTGCCGCTGGCCTGGGTGCGCGGCGTGGGCTGGGTCCTGGGGATGGTGTTGTACGGCCTGTTGGGTAGCCGGCGGGCCATCGCCAGCACCAATCTCAAGCTATGCTTTCCAGAGCAGTCCGCGCAGGAGCGGCGCGCGCTGGTGCGGCAAATCTTTGTGTATTTCACCCAGGCCTGGCTGGACCGAGGCTGGCTGTGGCACGGCGCGCCCGAGCGCACCCTGCAGCGGCTCAAAATTGTGGGCGACGTGGCGCAACTCAGCGGCGATACCCCCACGGTGCTGTTTGTGCCGCACTTTGTGGGGCTGGACGCGGGGGCTACCGCCTTGTCGCAGCAGATCCCGCGCGACTTCAACACCATCTTCACCCCGCAAAGCAATCAGGTGATGGACGCCTGGATCGCCCAGGGCCGCCGGCGCTTTGGCAATGCCCGCCTGTTCGACCGCCGCCAGGGCGTGAAGGAAATCGTCGCCTCGCTGCGCCAGGGCCAGCCGCTGTACCTGCTGCCCGACATGGACTTTGGCGCCAAAGACGCTTTTTTTGTGCTGTTTTACGGCGTGCCCGCCGCCACCGTGCCGTCGCTGTCGCGCTTCGCCCGCCTGGGCCGCGCCAAGGTGGTGCCGGTGCTGACCCGCATGACCGACTGGGGCTACGAGGTCGAGGTGCTGCCCGCCTGGGAAGACTTTCCCAGCAATGATGCCGAAGCCGACACCGCCTTGATGAACCGCCGCCTGCAAGACTACATCGCCACCATGCCCGCGCAGTACTTCTGGGTCCACAAACGCTTCAAAACCCGGCCACCGGGTGCGCCCGAAGTGTACTGA
- a CDS encoding cytochrome c biogenesis protein ResB produces the protein MSVSTHGVRVKTRSHALRAAVELFSSMRFSISLLTVICIASVIGTVLKQQEPLVNYVNQFGPFWAQVFAAASLTTVYSAWWFMLILAFLVLSTSLCIARSTPKIWADFKIYKENIRAQSLKAFAHHAQATLAEAPEVAARRIGQTLASGGWKVKLQQRDNGWMVAAKAGAANKLGYIAAHSAIVLICLGGLFDGDLVVKAQMLLNGKSVFKGGGLIADVPADYRLGPNNPTFRGNILVAEGSRSSTAILNQSEGVVLQDLPFAIELKKFVVEYYSTGMPKLFASDIVIHDKETGAAIPARVEVNHPANYKGVEIYQSSFDDGGSKVSLRAVPMGAATKPFEIEGTIGGTSQLTQGAGGEKLTLEYTALRIINVENFGANAAASGADVRKVDLRHSIDSRLGAANKTQTQKVLRNVGPSITYKLRDAAGQAREFHNYMLPVDTGDGVPVYLLGMRENPADTFRYLRIPVDAEGSIDSFTRLRSALLDPALRAQAVQRYAAKAVDPSRPELAQQLNLSANRALALFAGAEPGGKSAKGGLQAIADFIEANVPEAEREKAGSVLVRILNGVLFELLQTAQTQAGLPPLEPSEKTQGYMTQAVLALSDVQFYPAPMAFELTNFTQVQASVFQVARAPGKKVVYLGCAFLILGVFAMLYVRERRVWVWLSQVDGEGQGRTEASMALSTNRKTLDGDHEFDHLKSKLIGAKD, from the coding sequence ATGTCTGTTAGCACCCACGGCGTTCGCGTCAAAACCCGCTCCCATGCCCTGCGCGCTGCGGTGGAGCTGTTTTCGTCGATGCGGTTCTCGATTTCGCTGCTGACGGTGATCTGCATCGCCTCGGTCATCGGCACGGTGCTCAAGCAGCAGGAGCCGCTGGTCAATTACGTCAACCAGTTCGGGCCGTTCTGGGCCCAGGTGTTTGCCGCAGCCAGCCTGACCACGGTGTACAGCGCCTGGTGGTTCATGCTGATTCTGGCCTTTTTGGTGCTCAGCACCTCGCTGTGCATTGCGCGCAGCACGCCCAAGATTTGGGCCGACTTCAAGATCTATAAAGAGAACATCCGCGCCCAAAGCCTCAAAGCCTTTGCCCACCATGCCCAGGCCACCCTGGCCGAAGCGCCCGAGGTGGCGGCCCGGCGCATCGGCCAGACCCTGGCCAGCGGTGGCTGGAAGGTCAAGCTGCAGCAGCGGGACAATGGCTGGATGGTGGCCGCCAAGGCCGGTGCCGCCAACAAGCTGGGCTATATCGCCGCCCACAGCGCCATCGTGCTGATCTGCCTGGGCGGCCTGTTCGACGGTGACCTGGTGGTCAAGGCGCAGATGCTGCTCAACGGCAAGTCGGTCTTCAAGGGCGGCGGCTTGATTGCCGACGTGCCGGCCGATTACCGCCTAGGCCCCAACAACCCCACCTTTCGCGGCAACATTCTGGTGGCCGAGGGCTCGCGCAGCAGCACCGCCATCCTGAACCAGTCCGAGGGCGTGGTGCTGCAAGACCTGCCGTTTGCCATCGAATTGAAGAAGTTTGTGGTCGAGTACTACTCCACCGGCATGCCCAAGCTGTTTGCCAGCGACATCGTCATCCACGACAAGGAAACCGGCGCCGCCATTCCAGCCCGCGTGGAGGTCAACCACCCGGCCAACTACAAGGGCGTAGAGATCTACCAGTCCAGCTTTGACGACGGTGGCTCCAAGGTGTCGCTGCGGGCCGTGCCCATGGGGGCGGCCACCAAGCCTTTCGAGATCGAGGGCACCATTGGCGGCACCTCGCAGTTGACCCAGGGGGCTGGTGGCGAAAAGCTCACGCTGGAGTACACCGCCCTGCGCATCATCAACGTGGAAAACTTTGGGGCCAATGCAGCCGCTTCGGGTGCGGACGTGCGCAAGGTGGACCTGCGCCATTCCATCGACTCGCGCCTGGGCGCGGCCAACAAGACCCAGACCCAGAAGGTGCTGCGCAATGTCGGCCCCAGCATCACCTACAAGTTGCGCGACGCCGCGGGCCAGGCCCGCGAGTTCCACAACTACATGCTGCCGGTGGATACCGGCGACGGCGTACCGGTGTACCTGCTGGGCATGCGCGAGAACCCGGCCGATACCTTCCGCTACCTGCGCATCCCGGTGGATGCCGAGGGCAGCATCGACAGCTTCACCCGCCTGCGCAGCGCGCTGCTGGACCCGGCGCTGCGCGCCCAGGCGGTGCAGCGCTATGCCGCCAAGGCGGTAGACCCGTCGCGGCCCGAGCTGGCGCAGCAACTCAACCTGTCCGCCAACCGTGCCCTGGCCCTGTTTGCCGGAGCAGAACCTGGCGGCAAAAGCGCCAAAGGTGGGCTGCAGGCGATTGCCGACTTCATCGAAGCCAATGTGCCCGAGGCCGAGCGGGAAAAAGCCGGTTCGGTGCTGGTGCGCATCTTGAACGGCGTGCTGTTCGAGCTGCTGCAAACCGCCCAGACCCAGGCCGGGCTGCCGCCCCTGGAACCCTCGGAAAAGACCCAGGGCTACATGACCCAGGCCGTACTGGCGCTGAGCGACGTGCAGTTCTACCCCGCGCCCATGGCCTTCGAGCTGACCAACTTCACCCAGGTGCAGGCCAGCGTATTCCAGGTGGCCCGCGCACCCGGCAAGAAGGTGGTGTATCTTGGCTGTGCGTTCCTGATCCTGGGCGTGTTTGCCATGCTGTACGTGCGCGAACGCCGCGTCTGGGTCTGGCTCAGCCAGGTAGACGGCGAAGGGCAGGGGCGCACGGAGGCCAGCATGGCCCTGTCCACCAACCGCAAGACGCTGGACGGCGACCACGAATTTGACCACCTCAAAAGCAAACTGATTGGGGCGAAAGACTGA
- the ccsB gene encoding c-type cytochrome biogenesis protein CcsB, which produces MTTTTTSSPATIQLNEAYWGRRSLFDWLFAALVVAGGLFAFSRYMDFMDVYEKGILLAAMPAAIWIGWFWRPLRVLMLGVAALSLLAIWSYQVDGQGSLPRSETVFWLKYFLSSQSAILWMSVLFFMATIFYWLGVATSGSNSASMESIGSRITWAAVTMALVGTMVRWYESYLIGADVGHIPVSNLYEVFVLFCWLTATFYLYFEAQYNTRAMGAMVMLVVSAAVGFLLWYTVVREAHEIQPLVPALKSWWMKLHVPANFIGYGTFSLAAMLAFAYLIKQQAAETRWHKLTPLWLLGVVLCFIPLVFRKTTADAGGSYWAGYLLVSALIMGTILWGRQRIASRLPSLEVLDDVMYKSIAVGFAFFTIATVLGALWAAEAWGGYWSWDPKETWALIVWLNYAAWLHMRLMKGLRGTVAAWWALAGLGVTSFAFLGVNMFLSGLHSYGTL; this is translated from the coding sequence ATGACGACGACCACCACCTCTTCCCCGGCCACCATCCAGCTCAACGAAGCCTATTGGGGCCGCCGCAGCCTTTTCGACTGGCTGTTTGCCGCCCTGGTCGTGGCCGGTGGCCTGTTTGCGTTCAGCCGCTACATGGATTTCATGGACGTGTACGAAAAGGGCATCTTGCTGGCGGCCATGCCCGCCGCCATCTGGATCGGCTGGTTCTGGCGGCCTTTGCGGGTGCTGATGCTGGGGGTGGCCGCGCTGTCGCTGCTGGCGATCTGGTCCTACCAGGTGGACGGGCAGGGCAGCCTGCCGCGCTCGGAAACCGTGTTCTGGCTGAAGTACTTTTTGTCCAGCCAGTCGGCCATTCTGTGGATGAGCGTGCTGTTCTTCATGGCCACCATTTTTTACTGGCTGGGCGTGGCCACCTCGGGCAGCAACAGCGCCAGCATGGAATCCATCGGCAGCCGCATCACCTGGGCCGCGGTGACCATGGCCCTGGTGGGCACCATGGTGCGCTGGTACGAGAGCTACCTGATCGGCGCCGACGTGGGCCACATCCCGGTGAGCAACCTGTACGAGGTGTTTGTGCTGTTTTGCTGGCTCACCGCCACCTTCTACCTGTACTTTGAAGCCCAGTACAACACCCGCGCCATGGGCGCGATGGTGATGCTGGTGGTCAGCGCTGCGGTGGGCTTTTTGCTTTGGTACACCGTGGTGCGCGAGGCCCATGAGATCCAACCCCTGGTGCCCGCGCTGAAAAGCTGGTGGATGAAACTGCACGTGCCCGCCAACTTCATTGGCTATGGCACCTTCTCGCTGGCCGCGATGCTGGCCTTTGCCTACCTCATCAAGCAGCAGGCCGCCGAGACCCGCTGGCACAAGCTCACGCCGCTGTGGCTGCTGGGCGTGGTGCTGTGCTTTATTCCGCTGGTGTTCCGCAAAACCACCGCGGACGCGGGCGGCAGCTACTGGGCCGGGTACCTGCTGGTGTCGGCCCTGATCATGGGCACCATTTTGTGGGGCCGCCAGCGCATTGCCTCGCGCCTGCCGAGCCTGGAGGTGCTGGACGATGTGATGTACAAGTCCATCGCCGTGGGCTTTGCCTTCTTTACCATCGCCACCGTGCTGGGCGCCCTGTGGGCGGCCGAGGCCTGGGGCGGCTACTGGAGCTGGGACCCCAAGGAAACCTGGGCGCTGATCGTCTGGCTCAACTACGCCGCCTGGCTGCACATGCGCCTGATGAAGGGCCTGCGCGGCACCGTGGCGGCCTGGTGGGCGCTGGCGGGTCTGGGCGTGACCAGTTTTGCGTTCTTGGGCGTGAATATGTTTTTGAGCGGCCTCCACAGCTACGGAACCTTGTAA
- a CDS encoding multidrug effflux MFS transporter → MNPNAAQLWPAPRWALAILLALLGMLGPFSIDTFIPAFAGIAASTNATPAEMQQTLSAYLFGFAFMNLFHGALSDSFGRRPVVLTGLAIFTLASAGCALSQSIGQLVFFRALQGLSTGAGIVVSRAVVRDMFAPADAQKVMSQITIYFGVAPAIAPIIGGWLFVHLGWHSIFWFLTGIGVLLWVANFRFLPETLHPTQRQSLHAPHLLRGYWQLCSNPRFVLLALASGVPFNGMFLYVLSAPEFLGHLLGLGPTQFFWFFVLTISGIMAGAWCSGRMAGKVPAKTQIRHGFVIMVLVSVANVLANLLFTAHVSWALIPVALFAFGWAMMVPAVTLLVLDLVPERRGMASSLQACLGSTANGLVAGVLAPLVMHSAVALALASAALLSIGLLSWTWLHRRWPEVGRVV, encoded by the coding sequence ATGAATCCAAACGCCGCCCAGTTGTGGCCCGCGCCACGCTGGGCATTGGCTATCTTGTTGGCCCTGCTCGGCATGCTGGGGCCGTTTTCCATAGACACCTTCATCCCGGCGTTTGCGGGGATTGCGGCATCCACGAACGCCACCCCGGCCGAGATGCAGCAAACGCTGTCGGCCTACCTGTTTGGCTTTGCGTTCATGAACCTGTTCCACGGCGCGCTGTCGGACAGCTTTGGCCGCCGCCCGGTGGTGCTCACCGGCCTGGCCATTTTTACCCTGGCCAGCGCGGGTTGTGCGCTGTCGCAAAGCATCGGGCAGCTGGTGTTTTTTCGCGCCTTGCAGGGCCTGTCCACCGGCGCGGGCATTGTGGTGTCGCGGGCGGTGGTGCGCGACATGTTTGCCCCGGCGGACGCGCAAAAGGTGATGAGCCAGATCACCATCTACTTCGGTGTGGCCCCGGCGATTGCGCCCATCATCGGCGGCTGGCTGTTTGTGCACCTGGGCTGGCACAGCATTTTCTGGTTTTTGACCGGCATTGGTGTGCTGCTGTGGGTGGCCAACTTCCGGTTTCTGCCAGAAACCCTGCACCCCACCCAGCGCCAATCGCTGCACGCCCCCCACCTGCTGCGCGGCTACTGGCAGCTGTGCTCGAACCCGCGCTTTGTGCTGCTGGCGCTGGCCAGCGGCGTGCCGTTCAACGGGATGTTTTTGTATGTGCTGTCGGCCCCCGAGTTTTTAGGGCACCTGCTGGGGCTGGGGCCGACGCAGTTCTTCTGGTTTTTTGTGCTGACCATCAGCGGCATCATGGCCGGGGCCTGGTGCAGTGGCCGCATGGCGGGCAAGGTACCGGCCAAGACGCAGATCCGCCACGGCTTTGTGATCATGGTGCTGGTGTCGGTGGCGAATGTGCTGGCCAATTTGCTGTTCACCGCGCATGTCAGCTGGGCGCTGATTCCGGTCGCGCTGTTCGCCTTTGGCTGGGCCATGATGGTGCCCGCCGTGACCTTGCTGGTGCTGGACCTGGTGCCCGAGCGGCGCGGCATGGCCTCCAGCCTGCAGGCCTGCCTGGGCTCGACTGCCAACGGGCTGGTGGCCGGGGTGCTGGCCCCGCTGGTGATGCATTCGGCGGTTGCGTTGGCGCTGGCCTCTGCGGCCTTGCTCAGCATTGGTCTGCTGTCCTGGACCTGGCTGCACCGGCGCTGGCCAGAGGTGGGGCGGGTGGTGTAG
- the metK gene encoding methionine adenosyltransferase yields MANDFLFTSESVSEGHPDKVADQISDAILDAIFKQDPLSRVAAETLTNTGLVVLAGEITTNAHVDYIQVARDTIKRIGYDNTEYGIDHKGCAVMVCYDKQSNDIAQGVDHASDDHLNTGAGDQGLMFGYACNETPELMPAPIYYAHRLVERQAQLRKDGRLPFLRPDAKSQVTMRYVDGKPHSIDTVVLSTQHHPDQSETPTKMKASFIEAVIEEIIKPVLPKEWLQDTKYLINPTGRFVIGGPQGDCGLTGRKIIVDTYGGACPHGGGAFSGKDPTKVDRSAAYAARYVAKNIVAAGLARQCQIQVAYAIGVAHPMNVTIYTEGTGVIPDEQIAELVKAHFDLRPKGIIQMLDLLRPIYEKTAAYGHFGREEPEFTWERTDKAQLLRNAAGLKG; encoded by the coding sequence ATGGCGAACGACTTTCTCTTCACCTCCGAATCTGTCTCCGAAGGCCACCCCGACAAGGTGGCCGACCAGATCTCGGACGCGATTCTGGACGCGATCTTCAAGCAAGACCCCTTAAGCCGCGTGGCCGCCGAAACGCTGACCAACACCGGCCTGGTCGTGCTGGCCGGTGAAATCACCACCAACGCGCACGTGGACTACATCCAGGTGGCACGCGACACCATCAAGCGCATCGGCTACGACAACACCGAATACGGCATCGACCACAAGGGTTGCGCGGTCATGGTCTGCTATGACAAGCAGAGCAACGACATCGCCCAGGGCGTGGACCACGCCAGTGACGACCACCTCAACACCGGCGCGGGCGACCAGGGCCTGATGTTTGGCTACGCCTGCAATGAGACGCCCGAGCTGATGCCCGCGCCCATCTACTACGCCCACCGTTTGGTGGAGCGCCAGGCCCAGTTGCGCAAGGATGGCCGCCTGCCGTTCCTGCGCCCCGATGCCAAGAGCCAGGTGACCATGCGCTACGTGGACGGCAAGCCGCACAGCATCGACACCGTGGTGCTGTCCACCCAGCACCACCCCGACCAGTCGGAAACGCCCACTAAGATGAAGGCATCCTTCATCGAGGCGGTGATCGAAGAAATCATCAAGCCCGTGCTGCCCAAAGAGTGGCTGCAAGACACCAAGTACCTGATCAACCCCACCGGCCGCTTCGTCATCGGCGGCCCCCAAGGCGACTGCGGTTTGACCGGCCGCAAGATCATTGTGGACACCTACGGCGGTGCCTGCCCGCACGGCGGCGGCGCATTCAGCGGCAAAGACCCGACAAAGGTGGACCGCTCGGCCGCCTACGCCGCACGCTACGTGGCCAAGAACATCGTGGCCGCCGGTCTGGCGCGCCAATGCCAGATCCAGGTGGCCTACGCGATTGGCGTGGCCCACCCGATGAACGTGACCATCTACACCGAAGGCACGGGCGTGATCCCCGACGAGCAGATCGCCGAGTTGGTCAAGGCCCACTTCGACCTGCGTCCCAAGGGCATCATCCAGATGCTGGACCTGCTGCGCCCGATCTACGAAAAGACCGCGGCTTACGGGCACTTTGGGCGGGAAGAGCCTGAATTCACCTGGGAGCGGACTGACAAGGCCCAATTGCTGCGGAACGCAGCAGGCCTGAAAGGCTAG
- the galE gene encoding UDP-glucose 4-epimerase GalE, whose product MIFVTGGAGYIGSHTCVELLNAGLDVTVFDNFCNSQPESLARVERITGKKPRLIEGDIRDVAALTVALQSSGATAVIHCAGLKAVGESVAQPLRYYDNNVVGTLRLLEAMGACGVKTLVFSSSATVYGDPQRLPLTEDHPLSATNPYGRSKLMVEDLLRDLHRSDASWRIGILRYFNPVGAHESGLIGEDPRGTPNNLLPFVAQVAVGQRAFLNVWGDDYATADGTGVRDYIHVVDLAVGHLKALERLQAVPDFLTVNLGTGIGYSVLDMVRAFEKASGKPVPYQVAPRRPGDIAACYAEPTAALELLGWRAERGLDAMCADAWRWQSTNPTGFSAAG is encoded by the coding sequence ATGATTTTTGTGACCGGTGGCGCTGGCTACATTGGCTCCCACACCTGTGTTGAACTGCTCAACGCGGGCCTGGACGTCACGGTGTTCGACAACTTTTGCAACAGCCAGCCCGAGTCGCTGGCGCGGGTGGAGCGCATCACGGGCAAGAAGCCCCGGCTGATCGAGGGCGACATCCGCGATGTGGCGGCGCTGACGGTGGCGCTGCAGTCCAGCGGGGCCACGGCCGTCATCCACTGCGCGGGCCTGAAAGCCGTGGGCGAGTCGGTGGCGCAGCCGCTGCGCTATTACGACAACAACGTGGTGGGCACGCTGCGCCTGCTGGAGGCCATGGGCGCGTGCGGCGTGAAGACGCTGGTGTTCAGCTCGTCGGCCACGGTGTACGGCGACCCGCAGCGCCTGCCGCTCACCGAAGACCACCCGCTCTCCGCCACCAACCCCTATGGGCGCAGCAAGCTGATGGTGGAAGACCTGCTGCGCGACCTGCACCGCAGCGATGCGTCGTGGCGCATCGGCATCCTGCGCTACTTCAACCCGGTGGGTGCGCACGAAAGTGGCCTGATTGGCGAAGACCCGCGCGGCACGCCCAACAACCTGCTGCCGTTTGTGGCCCAGGTGGCCGTGGGGCAGCGGGCCTTTTTGAATGTGTGGGGCGACGACTACGCCACCGCCGACGGCACCGGCGTGCGCGACTACATCCACGTGGTCGACCTGGCCGTGGGCCACCTCAAGGCGCTGGAACGGCTGCAGGCCGTGCCCGACTTTTTGACGGTCAACCTGGGCACCGGCATCGGCTACAGCGTGCTGGACATGGTGCGCGCCTTTGAAAAAGCCAGCGGCAAACCCGTGCCCTACCAGGTCGCGCCTCGGCGCCCCGGCGACATTGCCGCCTGCTACGCCGAGCCCACTGCCGCCCTGGAGCTGCTGGGCTGGCGCGCCGAGCGCGGGCTGGATGCCATGTGCGCCGATGCCTGGCGCTGGCAGAGCACCAACCCCACCGGGTTCAGCGCGGCGGGCTGA
- a CDS encoding lysophospholipid acyltransferase family protein → MSLLFRWSAHLPLAVLHMLGALLGWLAYLASPTYRKRFNENVAQAGIAPRQARRAIAEAGKLATELPWLWLRPRAQKLPKIQWQGVEHLEAALALGKGVVFMTPHVGSFEVVPQAHAARFSEKYGAMTILYKPSKFAWLDDLLKAARSAPGLEAAPTTTGGVRMILKSLKQGRVVGMLPDQVPGEGQGVWAPFFGRPAYTMTLALRLARQSGAPMLVALGDRLPWGRGYVIHVHPLHLPLDQGDAVAAAALNAAMEDLIRQRPGMYLWSYARYKQPRPEARP, encoded by the coding sequence ATGTCCTTGTTGTTCCGATGGTCCGCCCACCTGCCACTGGCGGTGCTGCACATGCTGGGTGCGCTGCTGGGCTGGCTGGCGTATCTGGCGTCGCCCACCTACCGCAAACGCTTCAATGAGAACGTAGCCCAGGCCGGCATCGCCCCGCGCCAGGCCCGCCGCGCCATTGCCGAAGCCGGCAAGCTGGCCACCGAGTTGCCCTGGCTGTGGCTGCGCCCCCGCGCCCAGAAGCTGCCCAAGATCCAGTGGCAGGGCGTGGAGCACCTGGAGGCTGCGCTGGCGCTGGGCAAGGGCGTGGTTTTCATGACGCCGCACGTGGGTAGCTTTGAGGTGGTGCCCCAGGCCCACGCCGCCCGCTTTAGCGAAAAGTATGGTGCCATGACCATCCTCTACAAGCCGTCCAAGTTCGCCTGGCTGGATGATTTACTCAAGGCCGCCCGCTCCGCGCCGGGGCTGGAGGCCGCGCCCACCACCACCGGTGGCGTGCGCATGATCCTCAAGTCGCTCAAGCAGGGCCGGGTGGTGGGCATGCTGCCCGACCAGGTGCCGGGTGAGGGGCAGGGCGTGTGGGCCCCGTTTTTTGGCCGCCCGGCCTACACCATGACCCTGGCCTTGCGCCTGGCCCGGCAAAGCGGTGCGCCGATGCTGGTAGCCTTGGGCGACCGTTTGCCCTGGGGGCGCGGCTATGTCATCCATGTGCACCCCCTGCATTTGCCGCTGGACCAGGGCGATGCGGTGGCCGCTGCGGCGCTAAACGCGGCCATGGAAGACCTGATCCGCCAACGCCCCGGCATGTACCTCTGGAGCTACGCGCGCTACAAGCAGCCGCGGCCAGAAGCCCGCCCCTGA